A region from the Acyrthosiphon pisum isolate AL4f chromosome A1, pea_aphid_22Mar2018_4r6ur, whole genome shotgun sequence genome encodes:
- the LOC100168639 gene encoding protein artichoke: MRSNDWWPLLWICVFLWFHAHSVGGQSPKQIIITTCPSQLSDQSCSCYDFEDGIFLECPGATGTGVRNALSSVTGGLIQSLSIYDLESTVSSLSTDLFPPDTKLRQLQISHSNLSVIAEDGLNNIRTLESFSMLSGKLREIPQKAFTALTLLKTIDIESNDIAELGSYAFSGLQLIKINLKGNSILKISEYSFAGLENSLTELDLSDNKIKTFPTSAVRRLERLMSLRIAWNEIASIHDDRYSFMKSLVQLDLSFNNFESVPEDAFRLFPKLKMLSLYYNSVESIHKRGFSTLIELESIDISRNKIVFMDCSTFKYNIHLRTIDLSHNHIHYISGLFANLPELRELFLSENNILEISGDSFSNSPKLSVVYIQQNAIRSIESGAFSSSPDLMQIYLSDNYIETVDANVFFYCNKLTSLSLDNNHISNIENGAFRNNSRLKELRLQNNKLSKILRTQFETLPELLELHLQNNAIKEVESGAFKTLKSLQHINLQSNVLTHLGDVFLHDAPSLVSIQIDSNVLASLNNKSLQGQSNLKVMWLSHNKLTKLDKSLFADLYQVQRIYLNNNSIEHIELGTFESMQALVFLDLSFNQLREITSKTFAELRGLNELHLTDNRISRIDANSFAALKKLTGLNLSNNPLTKLHKYMFQKDLPIQNLYLNNCSLRNIENGTFSNLNVLNELYLTHNYLFADALLQVDVPTLTILDVSYNNLDGLNSTVLKYLPNVKNVYLDHCNIGEILATTFKFNLELSSMSLSDNKLTALPADLFKRQTSLKILILDGNDFNTMPYATLANCENLQKLSVARNMLTELDMTKLTSMKNLQSLSISENRVQILAGFPSSLFTLLTDLNLANNILSSLPLNFFQSLERLDMSNNHFRKVPPLLKSLQFLNLTHNPLGQIRETTKPMTIEHIDLKELHVCGTNLSVLASNDFLSFTNLHRLFMSDNKISKISPGTFSVLEELHTLDLSNNRMEFLPQERLQGLSHLRLLNLSRNSIKEIEDLSSDLISLQVLDISYNQLEKISKGLFRNLESLAELYLYGNSLSFVSPDAFRSLKKLKTLDLGKNNFKNLPINALRPLETQIKSLRTEENPINCDCDQQELWEWIRDHQKLTSDLTTKGLICQHPLELRGRKFMDLEPPAFCAMPVVLKLAIQDIQPYSIFVSWKGRNHTGLHGYRVAYYPIEDPDYPAAAISSVAVTPNIMNKFLDKNTQTTLLDNLKPETRYLVCVLGLGNWIPLNSSHHLQDGSQSSRCTEVKTLEGDMAFYSDEHHKSSILTRRLGLIIGSCLGCVVFIVLVSVLGYLKIKKQREDTKREQPLPPEYLSYRHFSLHTTDPIVAGPALSQIGPITSVH; this comes from the exons ATGAGATCCAATGACTGGTGGCCGTTACTGTGGATATGCGTATTCCTCTGGTTCCATGCTCACTCCGTCGGTGGTCAATCACcgaaacaaattataatcacCACGTGTCCGAGTCAGCTATCTGACCAGTCATGTTCCTGTTACGACTTTGAAGACGGCATTTTTCTCGAATGTCCAGGAGCTACTGGAACGGGTGTGCGCAACGCACTGTCCTCGGTGACTGGAGGCTTGATTCAGTCACTAAGCATCTACGACCTGGAATCCACCGTATCTTCCTTGTCTACAGATCTATTTCCCCCGGACACCAAACTCAGACAGCTCCAAATATCCCACTCTAACCTGTCTGTAATTGCGGAAGATGGGTTGAACAACATTAGAACTTTAGAGTCTTTTTCAATGCTATCCGGTAAACTACGGGAAATACCACAAAAAGCGTTTACCGCCTTGACGCTGTTGAAAACAATTGAtattgaatccaatgatatcgCTGAACTGGGTAGTTATGCGTTCTCTGGTTTACAGTTAATAAAAATCAACCTCAAGGGTAACtcaatacttaaaatatcaGAGTACTCATTCGCCGGCCTGGAAAATAGTCTCACTGAGCTCGATCTGTCTGATAACAAGATAAAAACCTTTCCAACGTCCGCCGTCAGACGGTTAGAGCGCCTCATGTCCTTGAGAATCGCATGGAACGAAATAGCATCTATTCATGACGACCGTTATTCATTCATGAAAAGTCTGGTACAGCTAGACTTGAGCTTCAACAATTTTGAATCTGTTCCTGAAGATGCATTCCGATTATTTCCTAAGCTCAAGATGTTGTCTCTTTACTACAATTCGGTTGAAAGCATACACAAACGAGGTTTTAGCACGCTGATTGAACTCGAAAGTATCGACATTAGTCGCAACAAAATAGTGTTCATGGATTGTAGCACGTTCAAATACAATATTCACTTACGGACAATAGACTTAAGCCATAATCATATTCATTACATTAGCGGATTGTTTGCTAATCTTCCCGAGCTCAGAGAACTATTTCTTTCCGAAAACAATATACTGGAGATTTCGGGTGACTCGTTTTCCAATTCTCCAAAGTTATCGGTTGTATACATTCAACAAAACGCTATAAGAAGCATCGAATCTGGCGCTTTTTCAAGTTCACCTGATCTAATGCAAATTTATTTAAGTGACAATTATATAGAAACCGTAGatgcaaatgtatttttttattgtaacaaaCTCACATCATTGAGCTTGGACAACAATCACATTTCCAACATCGAAAACGGTGCATTCCGGAACAATAGTCGACTCAAAGAACTCagattacaaaataacaaactaTCGAAAATATTACGAACACAGTTTGAGACGTTACCTGAATTATTGGAATTACATTTGCAAAACAACGCGATAAAGGAAGTTGAATCTGGTGCATTCAAAACTCTCAAAAGTTTACAACACATTAATCTCCAAAGCAACGTTCTCACTCATTTAGGTGACGTATTCCTACATGACGCTCCATCATTAGTGTCTATACAAATTGATTCCAACGTGTTGGCTAGTTTAAACAACAAGTCACTTCAAGGTCAATCCAATCTAAAAGTTATGTGGCTTAGCCACAACAAACTAACCAAACTTGATAAATCCCTGTTTGCTGACTTGTATCAAGTACAAAGAATTTACTTGAACAATAATTCCATTGAGCACATCGAACTGGGCACATTCGAGTCGATGCAAGCATTAGTGTTTCTAGATCTTAGTTTCAATCAGTTGCGAGAAATTACTTCTAAAACGTTCGCAGAGCTCAGGGGTCTGAATGAACTGCATCTCACGGATAATCGTATATCACGAATAGATGCAAATTCGTTCGCGGCGCTGAAAAAATTAACGGGTCTTAACTTATCCAACAACCCACTTACGAAATTGCATAAGTACATGTTTCAAAAAGATTTACCCATTCAAAATTTATATCTTAACAATTGCTCTTTAAGAAACATTGAAAAcggaacattttcaaatttaaacgtTCTTAACGAACTTTACCTGACACACAACTACTTATTTGCTGATGCGTTACTTCAAGTAGACGTGCCTACGTTGACTATCTTAGATGTATCTTACAACAATTTAGATGGCCTTAATTCAACTGTCTTAAAGTACCTACCAAACGTAAAGAATGTGTATTTAGACCATTGTAACATAGGTGAAATTTTAGCCACGACATTCAAATTCAACCTCGAACTATCTTCGATGTCTTTGTCGGACAACAAACTGACAGCACTACCTGCAGATTTGTTTAAAAGACAGACAAGcttaaaaattctcattttgGACGGGAACGATTTCAACACCATGCCCTACGCTACATTGGCGAACTGCGAGAACTTGCAAAAACTCTCggtggccagaaatatgttaACTGAATTAGATATGACAAAACTAACTAGTATGAAAAACCTTCAAAGCCTCTCGATCTCTGAAAATCGAGTTCAAATACTCGCCGGATTTCCATCTTCGCTCTTCACACTTTTGACCGATTTGAACTTGGCAAACAACATACTGTCGTCATTGCCACTCAATTTTTTCCAGTCACTAGAACGTCTAGATATGTCCAATAATCATTTCAGGAAAGTTCCTCCATTGCTCAAGAGCCTTCAATTCTTGAATCTCACTCACAACCCACTGGGCCAAATACGTGAAACAACAAAACCCATGACAATCGAGCACATCGATTTAAAAGAACTCCACGTGTGTGGAACGAATTTATCGGTTCTGGCGAGTAACGATTTTTTGTCTTTCACAAATCTTCACCGTTTATTCATGtctgataataaaatatccaaaatatcaCCCGGCACGTTCAGCGTTCTCGAAGAACTCCACACGCTCGACTTGAGTAATAATCGCATGGAATTTCTGCCCCAAGAAAGACTACAAGGACTATCACATTTGCGATTGTTGAATTTGTCACGGAATTCAATTAAAGAAATCGAAGACCTTTCTTCAGACTTGATATCGTTGCAGGTGCTTGATATTTCATACAATCAACTAGAAAAAATCAGCAAAGGATTATTCCGAAACTTAGAAAGCTTGGCTGAACTATATTTATACGGAAATTCGCTATCATTTGTATCTCCAGACGCTTTTCGGTCACTAAAAAAACTCAAGACATTAgatttaggtaaaaataatttcaaaaatttgccCATAAACGCTCTTAGGCCTTtggaaacacaaataaaaagttTGCGTACagaag aaaatccAATAAACTGTGACTGCGACCAACAAGAGCTATGGGAATGGATAAGAGACCACCAAAAATTGACATCTGATCTAACCACGAAAGGCTTGATCTGTCAACATCCTTTGGAACTCAGAGGCCGGAAGTTCATGGATCTTGAACCTCCTGCATTTTGTGCCATGCCCGTCGTACTCAAGCTCGCCATTCAAGACATTCAACCATACTCGATATTTGTGTCGTGGAAAGGTCGAAATCACACAGGCCTACACGGTTACAGAGTAGCGTATTATCCGATCGAAGATCCAGATTATCCAGCAGCGGCCATTTCATCAGTCGCGGTAACGCCAAAT ATCATGAACAAATTTCTTGATAAAAATACTCAGACTACCCTCTTGGACAACCTGAAACCCGAGACCCGGTACTTGGTATGTGTGTTGGGCCTTGGCAATTGGATACCTCTGAACAGTTCGCACCATCTACAGGATGGATCTCAAAGTAGTCGTTGCACCGAAGTGAAGACGCTGGAAGGCGACATGGCATTTTACTCCGACGAACATCACAAGAGCTCAATACTCACGAGGCGGTTAGGTCTGATCATCGGCAGTTGTTTGGGTTGTGTCGTGTTTATTGTGTTGGTGTCCGTGCTTGGgtatctgaaaataaaaaaacaaagagAAGACACGAAAAGGGAACAGCCACTTCCACCCGAGTATCTGTCGTACAGGCATTTTTCTTTGCATACCACCGACCCAATTGTCGCGGGTCCCGCTTTGAGTCAAATTGGTCCGATTACTAGTGTACATTAA